A genomic stretch from Sceloporus undulatus isolate JIND9_A2432 ecotype Alabama chromosome 5, SceUnd_v1.1, whole genome shotgun sequence includes:
- the CASP3 gene encoding caspase-3 → MADENHILKSSETVTDARRTSSSEGKSLPVSKSVDSVIQADESYRMDHPEMGLCILVNNKNFHPATGMSYRSGTDADAARVVDTFRSLGYTVKPYNDLTCKQIIDALQKVAKDDHNKRNSFACVLLSHGEDGLIYGTDGPLELKMLTSLFRGDRCKTLAGKPKLFFIQACRGTDLDSGIETDSGSDESMCQKIPVEADFLYAYSTAPGYYSWRNSSDGSWFIQSLCLMLKQYGKNLEIMQILTRVNRKVAEFSSYSNHPDFHGKKQIPCIMSMLTKDFYFPH, encoded by the exons ATGGCAGACGAAAACCATATTTTGAAATCATCAGAAACTGTGACAGATGCAAGACGAACCTCCAGTTCTGAAGG CAAGAGCCTACCTGTTAGCAAATCGGTGGATTCTGTGATACAGGCAGATGAGAGTTATAGAATGGACCATCCGGAAATGGGGCTGTGTATTTTAGTCAACAATAAAAACTTCCATCCAGCTACTG GGATGTCGTATCGATCTGGTACAGACGCAGATGCTGCACGTGTTGTAGACACTTTTAGATCCTTGGGGTATACTGTCAAGCCTTATAACGATCTTACATGCAAACAGATTATTGATGCTCTGCAAAAGG tTGCCAAGGATGATCACAACAAGAGGAACAGTTTTGCTTGTGTTTTGTTAAGCCATGGAGAGGATGGACTGATCTATGGTACAGATGGTCCTCTGGAGCTGAAAATGTTAACTAGTCTCTTCCGAGGAGACAGATGCAAGACCTTGGCTGGAAAGCCAAAGCTCTTCTTTATTCAG GCGTGTAGAGGAACAGACCTTGATTCTGGTATTGAAACAGACAGTGGTTCTGATGAAAGCATGTGTCAGAAAATACCTGTAGAAGCAGACTTCCTATATGCATATTCTACTGCGCCTG GCTACTATTCTTGGAGGAACTCATCAGATGGATCTTGGTTTATACAATCCTTGTGTTTGATGCTGAAACAATATGGCAAAAACCTTGAAATTATGCAGATCCTAACACGTGTAAATCGCAAAGTTGCAGAATTCAGTTCTTATTCAAACCATCCAGACTTCCATGGAAAGAAGCAGATCCCTTGCATTATGTCTATGCTCACAAAAGATTTTTACTTTCCTCATTAA